The window AAACAATCAATTGGCACTTATTAAAGACACAAATGTGATTCAGTCAAAGAACAGTGAGTGcttttctctttgtcttttgttgtttgataaaCATTAATGACACAGCAGGAGATATATGCTTTTACTAATACATGGATTTAATATACTGAGTCTGACACATCCAATTTTCACTGTTTGCGTTAATCTGAAAGTCTTTAGAAGTATTTCACAGAATTTTGATTATCAGATAATTCTGCAtcaataaaaatagaatattaGTTACAACTCTTATAAACATTACTAATCATCAGAGTACTGAGTACAGAGTACTTCATAACATGTCCCCAAGTTATATCACTAATCTTTTAGAGTACCACACATCAGCTAGGACACTGAGATCAGCAGATAAACTGTTACTGTCGGTTCCTCGTtctaaaaaaaagtctaaaggTGATAGAGCATTTATGGTTGTGGCTCCCAAATTGTGGAATAGTCTTCCACTTCATATTCGCCAGGCTCCATCCTTAGAAGTTTTTAAGTCTCAGTTGAAAACTCATCTTTTTACATTAGCTTTCGTAGAGAAAAGACCTTCGTAGAGTTCTTTCATAGAGGAACAACACCCGATAAAGGGTATTTGTCACATGTGGGTTGGTTCATCAAGTGGTTTATTCTTACTAATTATGTCAGATGTCATTGTTTTAATCTTTGTATATGCtttcttttaaattgtgaaGCACTTTGGGCAATAAAATTGCGTTAaaatgtgctatacaaataaataaaagttgaagTTGAAGTTGAAGTACTGTACCATAGATATGTATGGCTCTTACAAGCAGGTTGTTACAAGCATGTTCCATTTTCAATGAAAATTCATTGATTAGTTAGAGTAATGAGCAGTGTCTGAAATGTTGACCGTTCCAAGGCGGCATTCATGGAGCAGTTGAATGAGGTATCTCCATATAGATATCTATGGTCACTGCACTGTTTATGAGCcttaaaaagcagaaatgaattAGTATTTCTGAAATTCTGGTTCCATTGTCCCaaagtcaatgtttttattttgttaaacgGCCGCAATGTGGTCTGTGGTTAAATAcatcttgtaaattaaatacatcTGTAATACCCCACTTGTAATTTTTTAAGCTTTTACTGTACAAGTCTTGAAAAAGGCTGGTGGCTAAATAGTACTATAGATATTACTTTCTGCAATGATCTCAAAAccaatggaaaaatcctatttaCTTTTTTTGCTGAGGAAACCAGGGTGATGCTGACTTAGGCTGATGACACAGGGCAAATTTGAGCAATTTTGCCATCAATGTGCAACCAGGTGAAACctgtttttatacagtctatggGTGATACAAGCAACATTGCTCACAAAAGTTGCCCCGTGTTCACCAACCATTCTATAGTGCAACATTTGACAAAAATCCCATTTTCTCTATAAAGATATTGATTTTGAACAATAAATTAACCGACATAAAAAAAGGCCTACTGTGAGCTACAAGGTTGTTAATGATATGCTTTTGATTAAAGCCACCTCCACCAACCCGAAaaccaaaacaaagcaaatcatAACAAAAAACGCCTCACTACCGTACGCTCTCAAACAAATTGAATGTTTGTGAATATATGCATAAAATTACTTTTCTATAAACTATCAACGTCTTTGAATCAACAATCCATCAATCATTTAATTTTCGCAAATCCCCTCATTAAAGCCGTAAGTTACACCGTCTCGTCTTTTTGTCCATTTTTCAAGTAATTTTTCGCTTGAAACCAAAGTTTTTAATGCTGCAATTTAACGTTACCTCATAGCTGGACTGGTTGATTTGGTTCATAGCTCATCCCTTCAGGAAAACAATGTTTCTGGTACCAAAGCCGCTGAAAAAGTGGATGAGCTCTGTTGCACCAAAAGTTACCATGACAACCAGCTCCTCTCTagcaaaatacatttaaagcaatacatttacaaaatcatttaaacagtgtAGTAACTGCTGTACGGTCACCATACTAAAATaacctgtacatatatatatatatatatttagtatgGCATTAAGCCTGTAGTGAATAATATTGCTATCTAATGTCATTCGATAACAACCAagtaacttaataaaaaaaataaacgtcTTCATAAATgccaatacaaatattttagattGAAAGAACACGTGGGACACTGCACAATGATATTGTATTTACTCTCTAAACATGATATTGTATTTATTCTGAATAAACGGAGCTCAAGAGCGCTGCATGACCTCTACATCCCATATACGTTGACAGTACTGGCGCGCGCCGGGGCCCACTTCAGCGCGAACACTTCCGTTTTACTGAACGAAGACAGCTGTCAACTTCTGGAGCTTAACAGACTCGGGAACGTTCACATTTTATGCGCTACACGCTCGCAGCGTAAACGGGGTGTGGAAGCCATTACATAAATGGGAAAATATGTGCGCTCACCATTTCGATTATCTTGGTTTTCTTTCCTGCTCTCTGTTTCTTGGTGAAAATGTACTGAGCGAACACGACGCCGCCGAACAGCGCGCACATAGTGGCGCTTGCCATCGCGCCGACTTTAACCACAGCGTTTCTGTCCATGTCCGCTCTCCGGGTAAAAACAAATCTTGTCGCGCAGACACTACGTTTATGGGGTGTGTCCGACCGGCACACAGCCACCCTACTCTCTATCTGTTTCTGCGCTATGTAGTATGTATCATGTCCACTGTTAGAACGGTCTGCATGCGTAGAATTCCCGGATGATACACTACGGTTGTCCAAATGTGAAGTATGCAACAAGAGAAGACTACATAGCAGGCTATATACCACAATGCAGTGCGCTCGACTGGACACCGTTGCCTCCAGAGGGCgcactttcttttttctgttttttttctgcaggaTTGTAATCGTTTACTGCATGCTTATTATTCTCTGTCATACCAAAATGATATTCATCCCACCatcaacatgaaattaaaataactttattttagcCTCCGAATTCTGGGACATAGTTGTTGTTGGTAGCTGTTGTAAATCTACAGGCAGAACAAAATTGTTTTCTGgattaatattcatgtaaataaaatgttatcctaaaaaaaaataggcctacataCAGTTCTTTCAGTTAagataacaaaaacacaatattccacaataaaaagaaaaaaaaaagaaaagaaaaaaaagagttttccCTCAGTAAACTGTAGTAGTTATGTTTAGGTATAGTGTCATGAATAATAAGGTACTATGTGCTTTATATTTACTAATAagcagccaatatgctagtagtatgcatattaataagcaactagttaatagtgaatagtgtTCCCTAATTTAAAGTATTACTAACAGCTTTTCTATTTTAAGTtattaaaacacttataaataaaactaattcacTCAATTACACAAGTAGGCCATCTAATTTTTCAATGCACAACCTatttaataaagataatatGATCATCTAAATATAAAGTATTGCACATTGTACAGAGATTtgtgttacactttattttaaggtgtccttgttacagtgtaattatacgtttaagtactgagtaatattaactaacctacatatacatgtatatgtggTTATGCCAATGGTTAGATTAGGGTTTGTCTTGGGGTaatttgcatgtaattatgcataatttattgttattataatagtaagtacaccttaaaataaagtgttacagagATTTGTTTATATCGCAAATAACTGCATTTTCACTCATTTGACAGCAGGTGTCGCGGTATACTCTGAACCATAGATGTCTATGCTCTGAACAGTCAAACATTTTCCAAAAGCAATAGTTTCATTCGCTCCTAGgctttaaaatccatttcagcGTTGAGTAAAGACAAAAGAATGGATTTATTGTTTGGTTCGTTTTACTACCATAGTGCAAGCCAGATCATCTTACTCTCGTaggaaaactaaaactaaaacaaaaagcattcGTTTGTTTGCCACTCCCATCACGGAAGAGGGTGGAGTTTAAAATCTCACATTTAAGCAACGACTTATCCGGTTTTGGGCAATCGCCAGAAGAAATCGCTCTGTTACAATGAATTTCCAGGGATACGGTGCACCGGCTGCTGGCGGGGTATGATTGATCAgttttctgttaattatatgAATTCACTCGCTGTACATGAACATTTTAGACAGGACGTTTTGTAAAGCCTGATGTTAAACAATCTCGCGCTTATTCTAACATAGTGTGACCATGAGTTTGTTTAATGTTGTTTAAGTTGCCACATGGTGAATGGCTTGAGCTTAAGCCAGTGCGCGGTGGAAATGGAAAGTGATAGTATGTTTTGTGGCGTTTAAAGCTCTCCTGAAGGGTGGTAGAATAAATATGGTATTTAATTGTTGCTGGTCTGCCTACCTCTGGTTTACAAAACACACCTGGTTTTAATCAGCAGATTAGTACAGCAACCCTTGACCAGAACTGGGTGTGTCAGATTATTGAGACACGACTGTTAGGtcagtggggtttttttttttttcatactagtCCTGACCCACAGCATTGCGCATTTTATATGTTTCTCTTATCTGAAGCACTCCGTCCATTTCCTGGAGCTCTCTCTTAATGGAGCTTGTGGTATGCATTTACTGTGTTAATTAAAAAAgccatacaaaatgtgcagtgctgtgcCTAGGATTGTAACGTTACTGTAGTGTATCTCTAGATGGCCCTTCCTACAAATActtaacttcaaaataaaagtaccaGCTAAAGTATTAATAATTGGTGGGTGTAAAACCGGTTAAATCATCAGGAAAGCACAAAGTAGCGAATGTTCACTGAATAATGGTGTTTGAGTTTATACAATCAATTGTGTATATCAGTTCCTCCTATATTCAACTTTATGCTCACATAATTTTGGTTTCTCTGCTTCTCTACTATAAATTATGAAGAAGTACAATATGAAAAGGTTCTTGCTCGAAGGCTTTCTTTTATCACATGCtttataaataagtaaatgtttttgtttttaactatttaactttatatatatatatatatatatacacacacacacacacactttgtgtTGACCTGTAAACAAAAGTTATGTAGACACAAACTGAACCTAGAATAAGTGTGATGTACTGTGTACATTATAGTACTATTTGCATGATGTAAACTCAGAGCTTGTCTTCAGTCTTAAAGggatcgttcacccaaaaacgaaaattctgtcatcgtttactcaccctcgagatgtttcaaaagtttctttcttctttcaacacaaaagaagatatttttaagaatgttggtaaccaaacagttgctggtactTGACTTCCATATTTTAAGTTCATTGAATTTCAGTCATGTTCAGGGTTATTTAATcactacaattaaaaaattaaagataaataaatattcactgtaaaaatgtgGTGACAGTGAACAGTGGTTCAAGTATTACGGGATGGcatattgatattttataaagtgatataatgttaaaatgcaGTTGGTAAAATAgacggtcacactttatattaggtggccttaactactatgtacttacattaaaaaataagtacaatgtacttattgtgttcatactgtattgcaaaacactattgctgctattgaggtgggatacgggtaaggttagggacaggtttggtaactacatataggtatttttaaaaatacctataagtacaatgtaaacatgTTTGTACACAagaagtgcattgtaccaaataattgattcaaatgtaagtacatagtagttaaggcctcctaatataaagtgggaccaaatagaCAACTACTGTCACGGGTAATGAGGAACGAAGACTCAATTGCTGGCAAAAGGAattttctttattaacaaattacaaaataaacaaaaacacaactgaaaccaccccgaaggggaaaacgCCAGAATAAACACAACCACAAGATGATTGATGACAACTACATGATGAAGTTGCATCTTAAGTGGCCTGACCATAAGCCATTGCCGATTCTCAAATATATAGTATGCACAGTGCACAGGGTCAAACACACAAAGACAAAATGCCATCAGAGTAACACACATGACATTATTACactgtagcaaattagcttaaaagggaattgtatataaataattacaattaattatgattaattacaattatttatatcggctgacagtgatAACTGTCGCAGAATCAAATTGCCAGCAACTGATCTGGTTGTCCAGTGACCATTCAGTGCAATTTCaaatcaactctaagaaaggatattttcgtggccacagaaaatactttcttaagtattaatgcattagagcatgtagcgagggtcaaaatcgtaaagggacattagcaaggcagaaccagaaactcatgtaatttgtgcacacaacttttattaactaaacgctaacacgcataactaatctaaacaaacaaacaaacaaacatacactcacgtgtatatacaaaaggggagctaaagtggatgaatgaagccattagagaaaacagaatgcagttatggaaagagtcagttaaccacctgagttaaaccatcagcgccgtttataatgGGGTCTACAACTTATACTAaatctctgtttagtttagttagatgtaccatacttgcacttccacgGCTGTTGAcgtgtgtctggaatgcagtctcggatgacaagtcttgatggtttcaaggttttggactcgcgatcaagttcttccgggttgaagagtgatgaattccacaaGATGTTATTATGTGTTCTGAGGTCcgaggagctttggttgaatggaaagtcaaggccacaaggcctggcgcaaaacttagtttcagaagagttctagctcacatccttctaggatctaacagaaccgcaaaactgagatatgttggagcccaccgggcacgccggtaccggctcaggctctccacacgggcagcagtCCGGGATTTTTAGCAGAGCTCTTTAAGGTCTGCAAAGAGTCACACCTCTCAGGAttggcttgaccaatgagaaaggctgaatttccaagcgggagtttggaaatactgggggggtTTATGGCCCTTTGTCTcagagcatggtaatttgcaaaggggttggattggacattgatatacaaactattaaagattcttaggacattcatatgttgcataggtatcaacatgtaatattcactctcaattagatcatccggagacgaattgatagagaccaaacatgttacagttagagtgatattaactagtgatctattataagcatgcataaaacggtatacaatacacaaaaacatatacaagaacagtaataatatacacaatgacctaatgatatgtgtgctcattcaaagaaaggtttttctatgaattaattagagaagagtccattttatggcataatgtctttttcctaaaggggatatgaagtgagtgttgctcggccatttgcattcctttgagcaataaaactagtgttatctgatgggttgccatggcaCCGGGGGGGCCTGGAGGCGTCCACAGACATAGGGGCACCtaagtatgtgtattgggtgaggggtctgtgatttatttgttaatctaataactaatttcatttgttaaatcaaatgaaaaattgtgtgtctgattggtccaaatgctacaacaccattgcaataaacattaattacatgaaattaatatattaaaaaaatatatataagaaGACTATGTTTAATAAAGCGTCATATGTAGTGCATTACATATAGGGACTTCTGGGAATTACCTTTTTACTGTGTGTCAACttaaattatacagtaaatcaTTGCTGTAACTTgctaaaaaacataattttgacagcattttacagtaaaattatatgtaatgtaatgttcaaCCATTAACAGATTTTCACCATGGTAAGGCAACTTAAAGTCAAAcaattaacaggtttttactgtaccagtttttgtgtgtgtgtatacaaaatacaaaaggtATACAAATTAAACGTATAGCAGAAATATGCATTTCAATTTGACATTCTCTCTAATAAGAATGTGCCTCTCCCTGTTACCACAATTTATAATGGCACTAAAATCAGCTCCTTCCCCGATCTTCTGTAGTATCCAGGTGGATTCCCTGGACAGCAGCAGGACCCTCTGTATGGATACTTCACTGCAGTCGCTGGTCAAGTAAGAGGGCGTTTCATTTTCTCTTTAAAAGTTATTGCATATAAATTCTGCTGAGATTCCATAGAGTAGCCTATACACATCAGTCTTTCTCACAGAAAGTTTAAATTCATTACATGCTACTCCTTGTTTCATTCTGCTGAACAatcataaatgcatttttctctaaTATGAATATTATAGAGTTATTGATTAATAGAGGTATGTGTTTTTGTCTAGGATGGCCAGGTATCTGCAGAGGAACTTCAGACTTGTTTGACTCAGGCCAACTTCTCTGGTGGCTACAGACGTAAGAatgtttgtcttaatttaataGAGGTGCAGAATGTACAGAATTTCCCATAATTGTAAACTGAAAGTATTTGTAGATTTATGACTTTGCAGGTTTGTAACAGTCCATCTTTGTCTTGCAGCTTTCAACATTGAGACTTGTAGACTGATGATTAGCATGCTTGATGTATCCTTCTCACTCACGGACGTATTGATTTTCAACACTGGATGTATTAGACCTTACTACTATGCCGACCCTGGTTCTGAATCAATTGTGTCCATTACTTGAACTTTTTTCCCTAACTTAGTTTTTCATCAGAGAGACATGTCTTGCTCGATGGGTTTCAATGAGTTTAAGGAGTTGTGGGCGGTGCTCAGTGGCTGGAAGCAGCACTTCATGAGCATTGACAGGGACGCGAGTGGAACAGTTGACCCACAGGAGATGAGCCAAGCCATGTCCTCTATGGGTAAAACTTCTTATGAGATGTTAGTTTGAGGACCAATTCTCattaattaactattaactactaCTTTGGCAGAAATAAACTCCccatttgctgcttattaataagtagtaaggtagttgttaagtttaggtatggggcaGGATTAAGGGaactaaaatatggtcatgtagAATGAGACATTTAATATGTGCTccataagtactaataaacagccaatatgctaataTTTTGCATGCTAATATGCAACTagtaatagtgagaattggtccctaaatgAAAGTGTCCATATTCTTTGAGCTGAACAGAGAGCATTTGAAAAGAAGTGACAATGCAGCCAAGTCATGCTCTAAATGATCATATAGCAAATCTATTGTAATGGTATTTTCATAAAGACTTTAGTTAATGTGTGATAAGGTTATGATGTCTGAATACATCAGCCCAATTTTTTATACAACTGCTAGATCCGAGGACTTCCTTTAGCAGGGCTGtggataaatgaataaaaagacaGAATGGGATATCTGTAGGAATATCTGaatgctttcctgtagctcaaatagtggAACATGgcactagcaacgccaagatcatgggttcgattcccagggaaagcaagagctgataaaaaaaagtaaaaaactgtaacttgaatgcagtgtcaagtcgctttggataaaagtgtctgataaatgcataaatgtaagaATGCAAACCAGGGTAAAAACAGTATGGATGCAATTTGATTTCCATCTGGCTAATTAGTGGCAAGAGGTTTAAATGGAATGTGAATAAActgtattaatgtgtttttgaaggTCATGGTGTGTCATGTGTGCAGGGTACAGGCTGAGTCCTCAGGCCATGAACTGCATAATTAAGCGTTACAGCTCTAATGGGAAGATCTCATTTGATGATTATGTCGCTTGCTGTGTCAAACTGAGGAGCTTGACTGGTAAGTATGAAAAATCGTGATGATTTTGTCTCTTTAAATTCCGATTGCTTTCCATTTAGTGAACTATTAGGTTGAATGATGCCTGTTCCACATACCATGTGAGTTTTCTGTTTAACAGACAAAATGAAGTTATTTACTCggaatattttcttaaataatggaaataaaaatgtatgcacACGAATAGAAGGACAACCCTTAAATAGAGCGTAAACCTGCAGAGTGTTGACTTTTAAACACTTTTCTAATTTCCTGTTGTTAGTGCTGAAATAATCTGTAATAGCACATATACTCATAGAGTATGTGCAACAGGCTTTAGTGTAATCTgg is drawn from Onychostoma macrolepis isolate SWU-2019 chromosome 16, ASM1243209v1, whole genome shotgun sequence and contains these coding sequences:
- the sri gene encoding sorcin yields the protein MNFQGYGAPAAGGYPGGFPGQQQDPLYGYFTAVAGQDGQVSAEELQTCLTQANFSGGYRPFNIETCRLMISMLDRDMSCSMGFNEFKELWAVLSGWKQHFMSIDRDASGTVDPQEMSQAMSSMGYRLSPQAMNCIIKRYSSNGKISFDDYVACCVKLRSLTDVFRKRDQAQQGVATFQYDDFIQCTMSI